The Anopheles maculipalpis chromosome 3RL, idAnoMacuDA_375_x, whole genome shotgun sequence genomic sequence CAACATGAACGGTTTCAGGATCATGTGAAGTCTTGATATTTGCTCTGGAAAAAGATAAGCATACAGATGTTAATGAAGAAATAATTCTTATGCCACAATATGGCTTTTCATttccgtaaaaaaaatatttcaacatcAGATGGATATTTCCGTTTCtgtggaagagagagagagaaacagaacGCGATGCCATGTCTCGAGCTAgataataaagcaaaacatgaTGTTAAATGATGGGAGCGGCCTGTTGGTTGAGGCGACAGCATtgccggttttcacacggcagggccGGAGTTCAACTCCAGTCCCTGAGCGTGTGTTCCCCCCATAGTGTTGAGGGCTGACTTATACAACCTACTagttatcagcaagtctaataagccatccatccgatgaccggcgtgacctatagaaggtcgttaagtcaagaagaaaaaaaagtttttgaaacaGAGTGCTACGAAACTTACATTCCATACCCATCAAGACCGTTGAAAAAGTCCTTTACAAAAATGAATCTCCATCGCCCGCGTTCGAAATACCTACTTTCATCGATACCCGTCTTATTCTCGGCGTGGCTTTCAATGTCCTTCGAAAACCACTCGTTAAACTCCTCGTGCGAATCGAACAGCGTCGGCATGATAAAGTGCAACAGTGCCCACAGCTCCGCCATACTGTTCTGTATCGGTGTACCACTCAGCAGCAATCGATTCCGGCAGTTAAACCCGAGCAGCAGCTTCCATCGCATCGAGCTCGAGCTTTTAATTGCTTGCGCCTCATCCAACACCATGTACTGCCACTTGATGCGATTAAAGTACTTATAGTCGGTCACTACCAGCTGGTAGCTCGTTATGACCACGTGAAAGCTCGCATCCTTCGTGTGCAGGTGCTTCTGTTCCCAGAATTGGCGTAGAATTTTTCGCTCGTTCGGTGATCCCCAGTACGGTACGACGTTAAACTCGGGCACAAACCGTTCCATCTCCTGCTGCCAGTTGTGAAGTGTCGAAGCAGGCGAAATTACCAAAAATGGACCCCAAACACCATAATGTTCGGCAATGTGGCATAGGAAAGCGATCGATTGTACCGTTTTGCCGAGGCCCATCTCGTCTGCCAGTATTCCGCTGATGCCTTGGTCGTACAGATTGGCGAGCCACGCAACACCCTTCAGCTGGTAACCTTTCAACCGTCCCCGGAACATGGAAGGTTGCGGTAGTTCTGCGATTCCTGTGCTCGGTTCGGTTATGCTTGCTGGTGCCACATCAAACGTTCCGTTGCCTTTCGACTCTTCCAACGGCCGGGCTGGTTCGTTCGATGGAGATGATGCGGCCGAATCTGCCATCGAATGCACATCAAACTGGTTCGTTCGTGCCCGCTCACTACGGAACGCTTCGGTTGCATTCTTCTGTGCCAGCTGCTTCATCCGCTCACAATCGTAATTATCGATAGCGGCCAACCGTGGATTGCTTTCCTCGTCTAGCTGGGAAAGTATCTTAAGCTGCTCCTCGGCCGACACATTGCCCAGCTTGCGTGACATAAAATGTGCGTACAGTTCCGTCTGTGTGATGAGAAAGTTAAGCTTGCGTTGCTGGCGCTTCGCTTCCACAATTTCCACATCGATCTTTCGCTGCTCTTCCGCCTCCCGTTCCATGCGGCGCTTCGTTTCCCGCTCGACCTTATCGTACCGCTTCCAGTAGACTTGCATTTCGCGCGTTAATCGCTTCGCCCGCCAAACAGTGTCTTTCATCAGCTTCTGGGACTGCATCGCTTTTTGGCGGGCGACCCGCATACAGAGTGCCGCTACCCGCCGGCAGTTCGTGATCGTGTCCTTGTGATTGTTTGCCTTGGCACGCTGCAGTTTGCCAACCTCCTTCTTCGCCATCAGCTGCCACATCTTGCGCCGGCGTATGTTTAATGCTTCCGGTGTTTTCATGCGCATTTTACGACCCCGTTTGCCGATCGGAGACTCGTCTGGATCGGTGGCTGTGTGTTCCATGCTACCGTCATCCGAAGGATTCACCGTTACCGACCGGCCACTATGTAGTTGTAgcagcttttgaaaatttttatcgCCAAACATTGGACCTCTCATTGAAGAGCTGGTACCGTCAGGACCACCGCGTTTTTTGGCAAGTTTCATCTTTTTCCTTACACCTTTCGTTTTGCCCATGCCATGATCCATTTTGCACTTACGCTTCCCTGCTACGGACCGTCCATGTTCGGGGAACAGATCGTTATCCGATAGCAAACCGGCGCTGTAATATCCGTAGTGCGAACTCTTTgcaaataaaaggaaaaaatagcaATTCGATCAGTCGATCAGTAGAGATGGGAAGACATAGTAAAATGTCGAAACTGGTTCCGGATCATTGCAAAAAACTTCGGAACCAGTTCCGGCAGTTATGGTGCTTGCAACCACTCTTTCCGGAGCCGTTCGAAACCATCGAAACCGCCAAAACCGTTGGAACCGTCTGGTAGCGTAGTCAACTAGAATGAgcttttttcctgtttgatGTGCTGTTTCGACAATTTCGGACGGTTCCGGGAGGTCCCGACGGGTTCGGACGGTAGCAGTTGGGTACCGGAATCGATTCCATTTCCTTGGAACTGGAATTACACGTGCCGGAACCATGGTTGTGTACACGTGTGTGAGAACCCAACACCAGTAGACCAGGTGGTGATGACTAAAGGGATCTAGTGATCAGGATGAGTATTTTCGTACGCCTAAACGAACGAACGTCACTTACTTGCGGCGAATCGTTGTACCTTTCCCGAATCTTTTTCTCCCACACATGATCCTGCAGCATTTGCTGGATGTAATCGTCCACATCCGAGATCTCGCTTTcggtttccgtttcggaaaGAAGCAAATTTTTCAACCACATCCGCTCGGGCCCGACGGTACTGAAGTCAAACATTCGTTCCCTATCTACAAGCGGAAACAATTTCATCAATGGATTGTTACACCAGCCGGACTCCCGGACGCAAAACCAAATAGTATACGGAAGAAGGTGCGGCCAGGCTTGTTTACTTACACGAGCGGGCTGCTGCCTGGTGGAAGAACTTATTGCCAAACTCTTCGGAATCATCCGACGAGTCGGAAAAATGGTTCTGCTCCTCATCGCTCGACGACTCCGATGCGACGGCCGCGCTAAGCCGTTGGGCTTGCTTCACAAAACCTGCCATACTGAATGCCGACAACATTCGCTGGGTGTACAGAGACTTTTTCGTGCTGTTACCGCAAACCATCTTGCCAGTAGTATCGGTGCCGCCGGTTAGCGGCGTTTCCTTTTGAGCCATTTTTGCTGGGTCGTTCACTGCGCTGTGATTATAGTTGGTCGAACGTTGAACGCTAATTCGAACCAAAAACTCTACCTTGTACGCGTACGCGAGGTTCACGTTATCGACCGGAGTGCGGCTGCGAAAACGTACCCCTCGTACGGAAAGCGTGTGTTACCGAGTATAATGTTTTGCCGTCATTTTTAGCTTTgctttgggttgttttttcccAAGACAAAGGGGCCCGTGGAAGAGGAGGCGCGAAACGTACGCATCGCATTTCGGTTTGACAGCACCTTTGATAGCTTGCACCAAGGTGCTTTCATATGGGTGTGCCGGCGCTAGTTACCCTGGGTTTAATTTGGCTGCGAAAATACAGTGAACTCTCTCTAATTAGGAAAACTATTGTTACAATTAATTTACAGCTAATATTTGATGCATTCTGTTTCCAGGATCAAATAACTATTAAGTAGTCATCTCGTAAAATTCTCTCCAAATTTGAAAACCCTCTGAATGCTCCGAAAAATGCTGCACACAGCGGAATAGTAAGAACCAGGGAAGAAGTATTCCGTTTCAAACAATTAGTTAATTTTTGTACAATCTTTTCCACCGATTATTCTATTTTCCGTGTTTTATACAACGAATCGGATCACCTATTCCTAGCGTCACCTATGCTTCGTTTCACTCCACAAAATGTAACCCCGTTGGATCGCGGTAGGAATGTTCCACAATTTTAACATGATTGTGCAGGTTGTACTTTTCTTTCAACTTTTCATACTTGTCGATGAAAAAGTTGCTCTCCGGGCAATCGATAAGCTTCACCAACGCCTGTCCCCATGCCTTTTCGGAACAGTTGTGTGCCATTATCGTATCCCGTCCAGCGTACACAATTTGACGCAGCAGCAGTATGGTTTCTTTTGAATGTTCCGTAATGACAACGGAATCGCCTgccagggagagagagagaacgctCTTAGAATTATTTATGCCCTGGTcaattttttcgtttaacTGGTACCTGCTTACCTTTTTGTAATACGGGAAATTCGATGTAGTTGAAAATTTCCTCCTCCTGTGCACCGGAATCACCACCGAAGCTGGTGCTGGTTACCGAAAACGACGGTGTGTTGAGAAACATTTGTCGATACAAATTGATCACCCTTTCCCGGGCATTATGATTTTCACTGTGTGAAATCACCTTATTCCGGATGAATACCAGCTTGGTCGGCAGCTCTGAGTGTACCTGGGTCATCATTTCTGCCCACATAAGCGTCCGCATTAGACGGATGTTGTAGTACTCTTCCTGTACGACAAAAATGACATGACAAATCCGTAGCAAAATCATCATCTTCCTCAGCTCATCCTGTTCCTGTTGGATGAAATCTTTCCTGGCGTGCGCAAATACTGGCTCACAGCAATCCAACAGAATTAAACGATCTTCGGTGATGTGCATTCGAACTGTGCGGATAGAAAGTGTATGGTTAATATGCTACTCTCTTACTCACGCTCTGTACACTGTACCTTCATTCTCTCCAGCAATATTGATTGCACTATGTACGGGAAAAATCGTTTCCGTCTTTTTGTCACTTTGGTCGGGCGAGTAAAGGTTGGTGTTGAGCAGATTCAGAACCGTAGAC encodes the following:
- the LOC126562442 gene encoding uncharacterized protein LOC126562442; translated protein: MSSKQQPKILLKSRPTDDSTAGPSTAPASRRTPTILANATPQIAGSSRSADSRHSAASKCLPAPAAPDPYSYTPMEGSLVLLKNHNAINYRTLDFLHETNQDYVVIGTIGMPGVGKSTVLNLLNTNLYSPDQSDKKTETIFPVHSAINIAGENEVRMHITEDRLILLDCCEPVFAHARKDFIQQEQDELRKMMILLRICHVIFVVQEEYYNIRLMRTLMWAEMMTQVHSELPTKLVFIRNKVISHSENHNARERVINLYRQMFLNTPSFSVTSTSFGGDSGAQEEEIFNYIEFPVLQKGDSVVITEHSKETILLLRQIVYAGRDTIMAHNCSEKAWGQALVKLIDCPESNFFIDKYEKLKEKYNLHNHVKIVEHSYRDPTGLHFVE